In Geotalea uraniireducens, one genomic interval encodes:
- a CDS encoding LexA family transcriptional regulator: MSRKNTQNEDYKISEIIEKLKSALGVKGDVDVARALEVDPRLMGVWKGRNTIPYDKIISLCIKNHIGLEWIFSEGAAVPSEYQEQQLLVMEKEGYVRVPRYEVQASAGGGAIIHSEQIVDHLYFKADWVKNVLGIPRDCLALIAVHGDSMEPTLSNGDLILVDTRVSRVEDGAIYVLQFDDALLVKRLQKKFDGSVVIRSDNPLYEPEILHGDDTEKLKIVGRVVWAGGII; encoded by the coding sequence ATGTCAAGAAAAAATACACAAAACGAAGATTACAAGATATCTGAAATCATCGAAAAGCTGAAGTCAGCCCTCGGCGTGAAAGGAGACGTTGATGTCGCAAGGGCGCTAGAGGTGGACCCGAGGCTGATGGGGGTCTGGAAAGGTCGTAACACGATTCCCTATGATAAGATCATCAGTCTGTGCATCAAGAACCACATCGGTTTGGAATGGATTTTTTCAGAGGGAGCTGCTGTCCCTTCCGAGTATCAGGAACAGCAACTTCTTGTAATGGAGAAGGAAGGTTATGTACGGGTTCCTAGATATGAAGTACAAGCGAGTGCCGGTGGTGGCGCCATTATCCATAGCGAACAGATCGTCGATCATCTTTACTTTAAGGCTGACTGGGTCAAAAATGTCCTGGGTATTCCAAGGGACTGCCTTGCACTGATTGCTGTTCATGGCGACAGTATGGAACCGACCCTGAGCAACGGAGATTTGATATTGGTTGATACTCGAGTCTCAAGGGTTGAAGATGGTGCCATCTATGTTCTGCAATTTGATGATGCTTTGCTCGTCAAACGCCTTCAGAAAAAGTTCGACGGTTCTGTTGTTATCAGGAGTGACAATCCTCTATACGAACCGGAGATATTGCACGGGGATGATACTGAAAAACTGAAAATTGTCGGAAGGGTTGTCTGGGCTGGCGGAATAATCTAG
- the trfA gene encoding plasmid replication initiator TrfA yields MPKEAEVDSFERILASLAAKPKYLPEWPDGQRAMPNEVLRSALFNCRNRNQQRVFLKDIEIAVIGDGQIIYRGEELRQDDELVWLHLIHLAKKVALGECVEFTPYSFVKALGWPIKGQSYERLRTCLSRMQATAIRIHSKRLGCFISVSLILKFKSRDENNENMSRWQVWVGEEMRLLFDDEFLTRVNWETRKSLPDGITSKLFGYWASHRQPYPVKVETLIKLCGSEMAQKNFKIELKKALGELVRVEFLDSWEIVEDLVAVKRRY; encoded by the coding sequence TTGCCCAAGGAAGCCGAAGTCGACTCTTTCGAACGAATCCTTGCGAGCCTCGCAGCAAAACCCAAATACCTCCCTGAATGGCCGGACGGTCAACGGGCCATGCCGAACGAGGTTCTCCGCTCGGCCCTCTTTAATTGCCGAAACAGAAATCAGCAACGCGTCTTCCTCAAAGACATTGAAATAGCCGTCATCGGCGACGGGCAGATCATTTACCGCGGAGAAGAGCTGCGCCAGGACGACGAGCTTGTCTGGCTCCATCTCATTCACTTGGCAAAGAAAGTCGCCCTCGGAGAATGCGTAGAGTTTACGCCATATTCTTTCGTCAAGGCCCTCGGGTGGCCAATCAAGGGGCAAAGCTATGAGCGTCTCCGCACCTGCCTCAGCCGGATGCAGGCCACCGCGATCCGCATCCATTCCAAGCGGCTCGGATGCTTTATCAGCGTATCGTTGATTCTCAAGTTCAAATCAAGGGACGAGAACAACGAAAACATGTCGCGATGGCAGGTTTGGGTCGGAGAAGAAATGCGGCTGCTATTCGACGATGAATTTCTAACAAGGGTTAACTGGGAAACCAGAAAGTCGTTACCGGACGGAATCACGTCAAAGCTTTTCGGCTATTGGGCAAGTCACCGGCAGCCATACCCGGTAAAAGTCGAGACCCTTATCAAGCTATGCGGCTCCGAGATGGCGCAGAAAAACTTCAAGATCGAACTCAAGAAGGCTCTTGGCGAACTCGTCAGGGTTGAGTTCCTTGACAGCTGGGAAATAGTGGAGGACCTGGTTGCGGTCAAGAGGAGGTATTGA
- a CDS encoding sigma-70 family RNA polymerase sigma factor: MDFLMAVEWVQENKEGIKLMISQYRKFSPYEESDYIQEAYEAAMVATLRSESKGIPFEAAFWTIFRNQISIMTPNLNHHGSNSISSHLCSFDIDNVSANDQDGESDMDIVAVFEAIQQHLTKKEQEIFSLSLGLTEAGALSSYEIAKLLGCLPTNIRNTFSRVFNRLKKLVAEGVIDPAQIRNQFNSRQRSSAGACI, encoded by the coding sequence ATGGATTTCCTGATGGCTGTCGAGTGGGTTCAAGAAAACAAGGAGGGCATCAAGTTGATGATCTCCCAGTATCGCAAGTTCTCGCCCTACGAAGAGAGCGATTACATTCAGGAAGCCTATGAGGCGGCAATGGTGGCGACTTTGCGAAGCGAGTCGAAGGGGATACCGTTCGAGGCCGCCTTCTGGACCATTTTCCGGAACCAGATCAGCATTATGACCCCGAACCTCAACCACCACGGCTCGAACTCGATCTCGTCTCATCTGTGCTCTTTCGACATCGACAACGTGTCAGCAAATGACCAGGACGGTGAAAGCGATATGGACATAGTGGCGGTATTCGAGGCTATCCAGCAACATCTCACCAAGAAGGAGCAAGAAATCTTCTCCTTGTCTCTCGGCTTGACCGAGGCGGGAGCATTATCCAGCTACGAAATTGCCAAACTCCTCGGCTGCTTGCCGACCAACATACGCAACACTTTCAGCAGAGTATTCAACCGATTGAAGAAACTGGTCGCCGAAGGCGTTATCGATCCAGCGCAGATCAGAAACCAATTCAACAGCCGGCAGAGAAGTTCGGCAGGCGCCTGCATATAA
- a CDS encoding type II toxin-antitoxin system HicB family antitoxin, whose protein sequence is MEREDLIQDIRGQIVVAFLSGMSVVEITRALKKGNVEFVHSFLRSIGHIKGMDKESYHQSFDIDWPLEAALRKIGYTFARWCKGWGFDPAVAELVLKDRSNVDHTPKEHEAMKRDFPETYAKVFGKDTERASTAARAKKQYPTILLTWDSSRQAYVAEIPGPPVLNACGASLDHAFERIKEVWKLYESLLRLKSAMENHTVRESF, encoded by the coding sequence ATGGAACGGGAAGACTTGATTCAGGATATCAGGGGGCAGATCGTCGTGGCGTTTCTCTCTGGAATGAGCGTGGTGGAAATAACCAGGGCACTCAAGAAAGGCAATGTCGAGTTCGTGCACAGCTTCCTTAGAAGTATCGGTCACATCAAGGGTATGGATAAGGAGTCCTATCATCAGTCTTTTGATATCGACTGGCCTCTCGAGGCGGCTCTCCGAAAGATCGGATATACCTTCGCCAGATGGTGCAAGGGATGGGGATTCGATCCAGCCGTTGCGGAGTTGGTCCTCAAGGACCGCTCCAATGTGGACCATACCCCGAAGGAACATGAGGCCATGAAGCGGGATTTCCCGGAAACCTATGCCAAGGTGTTCGGCAAAGATACCGAACGAGCATCTACGGCCGCGAGAGCGAAAAAGCAGTATCCCACGATACTCCTTACGTGGGACAGCTCGCGGCAAGCCTATGTTGCCGAGATCCCCGGTCCTCCAGTCTTAAACGCGTGCGGTGCCAGCCTGGATCATGCGTTTGAACGGATCAAGGAGGTATGGAAACTTTACGAAAGTCTATTGAGGCTCAAATCCGCCATGGAGAACCACACCGTCAGGGAATCCTTTTAG
- a CDS encoding ParM/StbA family protein: protein MNVLVCDLGFSSAKWIYGERKGRIISAFRYDGDNLLIGEEALLSSGSSYLKTMEELGRYYPVFVEHCQQIAETSGEMVLAVGLPYSYWLEQNKPGGAVPAIAKALSGGAISDVAVFPQGLGGIRDYLDQASERPDGNVLGIDIGFNTVIVTLFSPARRQIIYGKTLNKRGVHQMATSFLLPRIKNLAPSGTFTPVEIAFLIEKGYLQYGFERHDVTREIHEAGVAYVEHILKDVQGELQAHVGMHADFNRVLLFGGGAALLKDDFPAKNIEVVILPEPEFANARGFLSLAGGK from the coding sequence ATGAACGTGCTTGTCTGTGATCTGGGGTTTTCTTCGGCCAAATGGATCTATGGGGAGAGGAAAGGCAGGATAATCTCCGCTTTCCGGTATGACGGAGACAATCTTCTCATCGGCGAGGAGGCACTGCTCTCTTCCGGCTCCTCCTACCTTAAGACAATGGAGGAACTGGGAAGGTACTACCCTGTTTTCGTGGAACATTGCCAGCAAATAGCGGAAACTTCCGGGGAAATGGTATTGGCTGTCGGCCTGCCTTATTCCTACTGGTTGGAGCAGAATAAGCCCGGGGGAGCGGTACCCGCCATTGCCAAGGCTCTTTCCGGCGGTGCGATCAGCGATGTCGCCGTCTTCCCGCAGGGGCTTGGCGGCATCAGGGATTACCTTGACCAAGCGAGCGAACGTCCAGACGGCAATGTTCTCGGCATCGACATCGGGTTCAATACCGTCATAGTGACGCTCTTCTCACCGGCCAGGAGGCAAATCATCTATGGAAAGACGCTCAACAAGCGCGGGGTCCATCAAATGGCGACGAGTTTCCTGCTCCCCCGCATCAAGAACCTCGCTCCATCAGGGACGTTCACTCCCGTCGAGATCGCGTTTCTCATCGAGAAAGGGTACCTGCAATACGGCTTTGAACGCCATGACGTGACCAGGGAAATCCATGAAGCGGGAGTAGCCTATGTCGAGCACATCCTGAAGGATGTTCAGGGGGAATTACAGGCCCACGTCGGAATGCATGCCGACTTCAACCGGGTCCTGCTGTTCGGCGGAGGGGCAGCACTTCTCAAAGACGACTTTCCGGCAAAGAACATCGAGGTGGTCATTCTGCCTGAGCCGGAATTCGCTAACGCCCGGGGATTCCTGTCGCTCGCCGGCGGAAAGTGA
- a CDS encoding OmpA family protein, which yields MPGRYIAIVLALLVPVAAEAAVIKQRPFDYSFEVADVRGSDVFVVCTSSPDDRLSLLPAPPPLAVRSSRDEIPVKEVLKTAPPAVDARKDCVNCLLGTVRFAFDSWEMTKNQRAKLDEVIKTVPEGVVVNIDGYTCDLGSTSHNLRLSLKRANKVAAYLRGKGVPVGKVKGLGECCPVSDDRPQNRRVEISTQQKEEK from the coding sequence ATGCCCGGAAGATACATCGCCATCGTATTGGCACTCCTTGTTCCCGTCGCTGCCGAAGCCGCAGTCATCAAGCAGAGGCCCTTTGACTACTCCTTTGAGGTGGCAGACGTGAGGGGAAGCGACGTCTTCGTGGTCTGTACAAGCTCTCCCGATGATCGGCTCTCCTTGCTGCCAGCTCCCCCACCACTGGCAGTACGGTCGAGTCGTGACGAAATCCCGGTGAAAGAAGTGCTGAAGACGGCGCCGCCGGCAGTCGATGCCCGCAAGGATTGCGTCAATTGTCTCCTGGGAACGGTCAGATTTGCCTTCGACAGTTGGGAGATGACGAAGAACCAGCGGGCAAAACTCGACGAGGTGATCAAAACGGTTCCTGAAGGCGTAGTAGTCAACATTGACGGTTACACCTGCGATCTTGGCAGCACGTCCCACAACCTGCGCCTCTCACTCAAGAGGGCGAACAAGGTCGCTGCATATCTGCGCGGGAAGGGCGTTCCCGTGGGGAAAGTGAAAGGACTGGGCGAGTGCTGTCCCGTGTCCGATGACAGGCCGCAAAACAGACGTGTCGAGATAAGCACACAGCAAAAGGAGGAGAAGTGA
- a CDS encoding DsbC family protein: MRVLTKKKLKIGGIILVIVTTAGLSAANESLKSEEKNLKKSFPNLRVDNFRESPVKGLYEIVAGNQVFYFSPDGFLMFGELWSKDGKNLTAETREKVLAEKLKSIPLDKALKIGSGPHQVIEFTDPDCPFCRKVDELLAKRTDITRYVFFFPLRRIHPDAEKKARYILSQKEKENAFREVLSGTLDGKPIPQDENNASQLEEMEKVAQSIGVQGTPAIWIDGVAINGADIPRIKALLDGKGVNVPK; this comes from the coding sequence GTGAGAGTTCTGACGAAGAAAAAGCTCAAGATCGGCGGGATCATCCTGGTCATCGTCACCACGGCGGGTCTTTCCGCGGCGAACGAGAGCCTGAAGTCCGAGGAGAAAAACCTGAAGAAGAGCTTTCCGAATCTGAGAGTGGACAATTTCAGGGAATCACCCGTGAAGGGGCTGTACGAGATCGTTGCCGGAAACCAGGTTTTCTACTTCAGCCCGGACGGCTTCCTGATGTTCGGCGAACTGTGGAGCAAGGACGGGAAAAACCTGACCGCCGAGACACGCGAGAAGGTCCTGGCCGAGAAACTGAAAAGCATCCCGCTGGACAAGGCCCTGAAAATCGGCTCCGGCCCGCACCAGGTCATCGAGTTCACCGACCCTGATTGTCCCTTCTGCCGCAAAGTGGACGAACTCCTCGCGAAGAGGACCGACATCACCCGCTATGTGTTCTTCTTCCCGCTTCGGAGAATTCATCCTGATGCGGAAAAGAAGGCCCGTTACATCCTGTCGCAGAAGGAGAAGGAGAATGCATTCCGTGAGGTTCTCAGCGGCACACTGGACGGCAAGCCGATACCGCAGGATGAAAACAATGCCTCGCAACTGGAGGAGATGGAAAAAGTCGCCCAGAGCATTGGCGTGCAAGGGACGCCGGCCATCTGGATTGACGGCGTTGCGATCAACGGGGCGGACATCCCGCGCATAAAGGCGCTTCTGGACGGAAAGGGGGTGAATGTCCCGAAATAA
- a CDS encoding type IV conjugative transfer system protein TraL — protein MVRFPQYLSQPFQILWFEPDDMAFMAVGFIFAQKFGGVFWFLMFVLPWIYGRMKKRYPRGFLRHTLYFTGIAPMRGYPHFFQKHFLD, from the coding sequence ATGGTCCGTTTCCCCCAATATCTTAGCCAACCCTTCCAGATCCTCTGGTTCGAGCCCGACGACATGGCTTTCATGGCGGTCGGCTTCATTTTCGCGCAGAAGTTCGGCGGCGTCTTCTGGTTTTTGATGTTCGTTCTTCCCTGGATATATGGCCGCATGAAGAAACGGTATCCCAGGGGCTTTCTGCGCCACACGCTTTACTTCACGGGGATCGCGCCAATGAGGGGTTATCCCCATTTCTTCCAGAAGCATTTCCTCGATTGA
- a CDS encoding type IV conjugative transfer system protein TraE: MKLDIFLQRNSNIFAENRLLKFAIIILGVAVVINTVGVFTALDKQRVILVPPVINSKLMVSGDKASDEYLKEFTRYVLGLALTYNPATARTQFSEILAVYDPSEFQKARKELYELADKIENARASSAFYIQSITNDADKRRIEVTGTKNTYMAEQKADSVQTTYIIEYRFDSGKFILTRLYEKTAQGENKEA, encoded by the coding sequence GTGAAACTGGATATTTTCCTCCAACGCAATTCGAACATCTTTGCTGAAAACCGGCTGCTCAAGTTCGCCATCATCATACTGGGGGTGGCGGTCGTCATAAATACCGTCGGAGTCTTCACGGCCCTCGACAAGCAGAGGGTCATCCTCGTTCCGCCGGTCATAAACTCGAAGTTGATGGTTTCCGGCGACAAGGCTTCGGACGAATATCTGAAGGAGTTCACCAGGTATGTTCTCGGACTGGCCCTCACCTACAACCCGGCAACCGCCCGGACCCAGTTCAGCGAGATCCTGGCTGTCTACGATCCTTCAGAGTTCCAGAAGGCGAGGAAGGAACTGTACGAGCTGGCCGACAAGATCGAAAATGCCCGCGCCTCCAGCGCTTTCTATATCCAGTCGATCACCAACGATGCAGACAAGCGTCGCATCGAGGTCACAGGCACAAAGAACACCTACATGGCCGAGCAAAAGGCCGATTCCGTCCAGACCACCTACATCATCGAATACCGCTTCGACAGCGGAAAATTCATCCTCACCCGTCTCTACGAGAAGACGGCGCAGGGTGAGAACAAGGAGGCATGA
- a CDS encoding type-F conjugative transfer system secretin TraK — protein sequence MMHKVAFLVAVMAPMMAFAADHGKTEQTIKQRSVAPVEKPAEQFPPEGEFPVVVPPEVTTTIRLSSSDLNRISCPAEIKEALTSTEKGVTIKITGKDAFVKFKVTKRGDKMVYSTTPTEVYVVCGDETYSMIAFPQRIPSQTIRLSSGKEKKIKENISLYSGLPFEKKLLKVIREVFTEQIPDSYAVTREVKRFDAYKEIRVTLRRAVDIEGEGLRVKEYEVALKEGIPQFKMNEKMFIRTELAENPVAVSLERHLLRGGDTSRLFVVEQRAARQGMKRLDGELPVMDPRHSEAHPPQKKGQEHEAGFKGQEADDDK from the coding sequence ATGATGCACAAGGTCGCTTTTCTGGTCGCCGTTATGGCGCCGATGATGGCGTTCGCAGCCGACCATGGCAAAACCGAGCAGACAATAAAGCAGCGGAGTGTGGCGCCGGTCGAGAAACCGGCAGAGCAGTTCCCTCCCGAAGGGGAGTTCCCAGTCGTGGTTCCTCCGGAAGTTACAACGACTATCCGGCTCTCAAGCTCCGATCTCAACCGGATTTCCTGCCCTGCGGAGATCAAGGAGGCCCTGACCTCGACCGAGAAGGGGGTCACCATCAAGATCACCGGGAAGGACGCCTTCGTTAAATTCAAGGTGACGAAGCGGGGCGACAAGATGGTCTACTCCACCACGCCTACCGAAGTCTACGTCGTATGCGGTGACGAAACCTACAGCATGATCGCCTTCCCCCAGCGTATCCCTTCCCAGACCATCCGGCTTTCCTCCGGCAAGGAGAAGAAGATCAAGGAAAACATCTCCCTCTATTCCGGGCTGCCTTTCGAGAAAAAGCTGCTCAAGGTCATCAGGGAAGTCTTTACCGAGCAGATCCCCGATTCGTACGCGGTCACCAGGGAAGTAAAGCGTTTCGACGCGTACAAGGAAATCAGGGTGACGCTCCGAAGAGCGGTGGACATCGAAGGTGAAGGGCTTCGGGTGAAGGAGTACGAGGTTGCCCTTAAGGAGGGAATTCCCCAGTTCAAGATGAACGAGAAGATGTTCATCCGCACGGAACTCGCGGAGAACCCGGTCGCGGTTTCTCTCGAACGGCATCTGCTCAGGGGAGGAGACACCTCCAGGCTCTTCGTTGTCGAGCAGCGGGCCGCAAGGCAAGGGATGAAAAGGCTCGACGGAGAGCTTCCGGTAATGGACCCCAGACATTCCGAAGCCCACCCTCCCCAGAAGAAGGGGCAGGAACACGAAGCGGGCTTCAAGGGACAGGAGGCGGACGATGATAAATAG
- a CDS encoding TraB/VirB10 family protein, whose translation MINRLLSYWNSLNSGQRRTGVIFGIGILTVFLSVAIYLTSSRKELKTEEDKKSSPISLEPKLLEKSQFLESQKELTRRDEKVAELQKKLEEISQQKNGQVVANPQQPVPMPVAGQPVTTAALHPQGQSASTTGAKPSGSKQPVPPPPSLPQSAIPPPPSMPSTAQGQPLPPPETEIGDITIVAGSMQSATPKDVGGDKKKENTTVYLPPSFMEATLLSGLDAPTASEAKGNPVPVLLKVKTPAVLPNSVKANLKGCFVIADGRGNLATERAELLLVSLSCLDRKGQAVIDQKVKGFVVDEDGKIGLRGKVVAKMGSMVARSMIAGFFGGVGDVLKASATTTSVSALGTTQSINANDLAVAGVGNGLSNGFKEIQKFYMELARQTLPVIEVGATKPVTLVVSEGTNLEIKKISKGGVK comes from the coding sequence ATGATAAATAGGCTCCTGTCCTACTGGAACAGTCTGAACTCCGGGCAACGCCGCACGGGGGTCATTTTCGGGATCGGGATTCTCACCGTTTTCCTGAGCGTCGCGATCTACCTGACGAGCAGCAGGAAAGAGCTGAAGACGGAAGAGGATAAAAAGAGCTCGCCCATCAGCCTTGAGCCGAAGCTACTGGAGAAGAGCCAGTTTCTGGAGAGCCAGAAGGAGCTTACCCGCCGCGACGAAAAGGTGGCCGAGCTGCAGAAAAAACTCGAGGAAATCTCCCAGCAGAAAAACGGCCAGGTAGTGGCGAATCCCCAGCAGCCGGTTCCGATGCCGGTGGCCGGGCAGCCGGTTACGACTGCGGCCCTGCACCCCCAAGGCCAATCGGCCAGCACAACAGGGGCCAAGCCATCCGGCAGCAAACAACCGGTACCGCCGCCTCCGTCGCTTCCCCAGAGCGCCATTCCGCCACCTCCTTCCATGCCGAGCACTGCGCAGGGACAACCGCTCCCGCCTCCGGAAACGGAGATCGGCGACATTACCATCGTTGCGGGCTCTATGCAAAGTGCGACTCCCAAGGATGTCGGGGGAGATAAAAAAAAAGAGAACACGACAGTCTATCTGCCACCTTCTTTCATGGAGGCGACCCTGCTTTCCGGATTGGACGCACCTACGGCCTCGGAAGCGAAAGGTAATCCCGTCCCTGTACTCCTGAAGGTGAAAACCCCCGCTGTTCTTCCCAACAGCGTCAAGGCGAATCTGAAAGGGTGCTTCGTCATAGCCGACGGCAGGGGAAACCTCGCCACCGAAAGGGCGGAACTCCTTCTCGTTTCCCTTTCGTGCCTCGACAGGAAGGGACAGGCGGTTATCGATCAGAAGGTGAAAGGGTTCGTTGTGGATGAGGACGGCAAGATCGGGCTGCGCGGCAAAGTGGTCGCCAAGATGGGCTCCATGGTCGCACGCAGCATGATCGCCGGTTTCTTCGGCGGTGTAGGTGACGTCCTAAAGGCTTCGGCGACAACGACCTCGGTAAGCGCGCTGGGAACCACACAGTCGATCAACGCCAATGACCTGGCGGTTGCCGGGGTCGGGAATGGACTCTCCAACGGCTTCAAGGAGATCCAGAAGTTTTACATGGAACTGGCCCGGCAGACGCTGCCGGTCATCGAGGTTGGCGCCACCAAGCCGGTCACGCTTGTCGTTAGTGAAGGAACGAACCTGGAGATCAAGAAGATCTCGAAGGGAGGGGTGAAGTGA
- the traV gene encoding type IV conjugative transfer system lipoprotein TraV has product MKKTILLIGALFLSGCALLNPYESDFSCPEGNKGKCVSVQQAYEDNGAVSAKVKGDATKEGRCTSKYSDVDGAVPLETVCSDPQPATTSAPAATMVLNQEDRNYNHYRSALFEKFNGLLKEPVTPVVAPPKAMRVLLLPYTGQENEFYMLRYVYFFVDEPRWILGDSVLEEEEE; this is encoded by the coding sequence GTGAAAAAGACCATATTACTTATCGGCGCGTTGTTCCTGAGCGGTTGCGCGTTGTTAAATCCATACGAGAGCGATTTCAGCTGTCCGGAGGGCAACAAGGGGAAATGCGTTTCCGTGCAGCAGGCATACGAGGACAACGGGGCCGTGTCTGCGAAGGTCAAAGGGGACGCCACAAAGGAGGGGCGCTGCACATCCAAGTACAGCGATGTCGATGGCGCTGTGCCGCTTGAAACGGTCTGTTCAGACCCGCAACCGGCGACAACTTCAGCCCCTGCCGCAACCATGGTGCTCAACCAGGAAGACCGGAACTACAACCACTACCGCTCGGCACTCTTCGAAAAATTCAACGGCCTCCTGAAGGAACCGGTGACACCGGTGGTGGCTCCCCCGAAAGCGATGAGGGTTCTGCTCCTCCCCTACACCGGGCAGGAAAACGAGTTCTACATGCTCAGGTACGTCTACTTCTTCGTTGATGAGCCCCGCTGGATTCTTGGCGATTCAGTCCTTGAGGAAGAGGAGGAATAG